In Microbacterium foliorum, the following proteins share a genomic window:
- a CDS encoding YrdB family protein translates to MSQDPASVPGVDRPSIAPLDIIRSVVLIVAVGTLALWGFAMWPFPWNIVIGIGAPIVVILIWALFLSPRPVLRLHPFLRVVVELLIYVGVTIAWWLMDQPIIGTAFAVVAVGAGVVSGRRRIR, encoded by the coding sequence ATGTCCCAGGATCCCGCCTCCGTCCCCGGCGTCGACCGCCCCAGCATCGCTCCCCTCGACATCATCCGATCGGTGGTCCTGATCGTCGCCGTGGGCACGCTCGCGCTGTGGGGATTCGCGATGTGGCCGTTCCCGTGGAACATCGTCATCGGCATCGGCGCTCCGATCGTCGTGATCCTGATCTGGGCTCTCTTCCTCTCCCCTCGGCCTGTGCTGCGTCTGCACCCGTTCCTGCGGGTCGTGGTCGAGCTGCTGATCTACGTCGGTGTCACGATCGCGTGGTGGCTGATGGACCAGCCGATCATCGGCACCGCATTCGCCGTGGTCGCTGTCGGAGCCGGCGTGGTGAGCGGTCGGCGTCGCATCCGATGA
- the nagB gene encoding glucosamine-6-phosphate deaminase yields MAEVVIVENAEAAGALVAAEIVELIDGRPDAVLGLATGSTPLPVYKALREKLAGRDVSQVRGFALDEYVGIDPAHPESYRSVITREVVEPLGLDPRRIHVPNGAQDTIQHAGDDYETAIEAAGGVDLQILGIGTDGHIGFNEPGSSFASRTRVKTLTVQTREDNARFFDSIDDVPKHCITQGLGTILRARHLVLLAFGEGKAQAVADAVEGPLSAILPGSAIQLHPHATVVVDEAAASRLRLADYYRYTYANKPSWQGI; encoded by the coding sequence ATGGCTGAAGTCGTCATCGTCGAGAACGCAGAAGCAGCTGGCGCCCTGGTCGCCGCCGAGATCGTGGAATTGATCGACGGGCGTCCGGATGCCGTGCTCGGCCTCGCCACCGGCTCGACGCCTCTTCCCGTGTACAAAGCGCTGCGCGAGAAGCTCGCGGGTCGTGACGTCTCGCAGGTGCGGGGCTTCGCGCTCGACGAGTACGTGGGGATCGACCCGGCTCATCCCGAGAGCTACCGCTCGGTCATCACCCGCGAGGTCGTGGAGCCCCTCGGGCTCGACCCGCGCCGGATCCACGTGCCCAACGGCGCTCAGGACACGATCCAGCACGCGGGCGACGACTACGAGACGGCCATCGAGGCCGCCGGGGGAGTGGACCTGCAGATCCTCGGCATCGGCACCGACGGACACATCGGCTTCAACGAGCCGGGGTCGTCGTTCGCCTCGCGGACACGAGTCAAGACGCTCACGGTGCAGACACGGGAAGACAACGCGCGCTTCTTCGACTCGATCGACGACGTGCCGAAGCACTGCATCACCCAGGGTCTGGGAACGATCCTGCGTGCACGTCACCTCGTGCTGCTCGCCTTCGGCGAGGGCAAGGCTCAGGCCGTCGCGGATGCCGTCGAAGGGCCGCTGTCGGCCATCCTCCCCGGTTCGGCCATCCAGCTGCACCCGCACGCCACCGTCGTCGTCGACGAGGCCGCCGCGTCGCGTCTCAGGCTCGCCGACTACTACCGCTACACCTACGCCAACAAGCCGAGCTGGCAGGGCATCTGA
- a CDS encoding sigma-70 family RNA polymerase sigma factor, with product MTVDQDSTSHDETIADADLVLRTRSGDAAAFGELWRRHYPSGMSVARSITSSIDPDDLVQESYTRIYQAIIKGGGPNGSFRAYLFTSIRNTAAAWGRSRRESAIDELDSVADPDSTDQAANEALDRSLTAQAFRSLPSRWQEVLWYTEIEQMKPQEAATLLGMKAGAVSQLAFRAREGLREAWIQAHLRSAAAGSDCQWTIEHLGAYSRGNLSTRDHNRLEQHLDECARCMIVAAEAKDVSTRLALVLLPLVLGVTGAAGYLATLQGGGTPIVALAAMPSGITEGAVVVTGAATGGSSSSTAGGGAAGGGAAGGGAAGGGAAGGGAGSAASGGIFSGVGALVGAGSAALVVAGVVAAATIVPTLAGVTPVASLPSAGDRDSSSISSDVGPDESMSDEKTPVDDDVEPEPEPEPVTPPVDAPITPQPSEDIAPAIVAAPSPVETSKPSPEEDVPEEGTPGEETPGEETPGEETPGEETPGEETPGEETPGEETPGEETPGEETPGEETPGEETPGEETPGEETPGEETPGEETPGEETPGEETPGEPAAPTTPIVVTLADICLDGRAITYVTLNVSGDPGADIEALLDGSHGGADSTSLSDAGTGTIELRPGLVQIILGATVEIHYVTAAGPLLPVTTSLSALGVNPKSVLLAPACGAPAEDAVETTPVPTPDDTAVPVPEPTDVAAPAGPDETAPATVVETPDAEVVPETPAPEPAAPVEPSAPTETAPPVEPTVEEETAPVDETSPAVDAVVPAAEEGVPAL from the coding sequence ATGACTGTGGATCAGGACAGCACTTCGCACGACGAAACGATCGCCGACGCCGATCTCGTCCTGCGCACCCGCTCGGGTGACGCAGCGGCCTTCGGTGAACTCTGGAGGCGGCACTACCCGTCCGGTATGTCCGTCGCTCGGTCGATCACGTCGTCGATCGACCCCGACGATCTGGTGCAGGAGTCCTACACCCGCATCTATCAGGCGATCATCAAGGGCGGCGGGCCCAACGGCTCCTTCCGCGCCTATCTGTTCACGAGCATCCGCAACACCGCCGCCGCCTGGGGGCGTTCTCGGCGCGAATCCGCGATCGACGAACTCGACAGCGTCGCCGACCCCGACAGCACAGACCAGGCGGCCAACGAGGCCCTCGACCGCAGCCTGACCGCGCAGGCGTTCCGCAGCCTTCCCTCCCGCTGGCAGGAGGTGCTCTGGTACACCGAGATCGAGCAGATGAAGCCTCAGGAGGCCGCAACGCTCCTCGGCATGAAGGCGGGCGCCGTCTCGCAGCTCGCATTCCGGGCGCGCGAAGGGCTTCGCGAGGCGTGGATCCAGGCTCACCTCCGCAGTGCGGCGGCCGGCTCCGACTGCCAATGGACCATCGAGCACCTGGGCGCGTACTCACGCGGCAATCTCAGCACGCGAGACCACAACCGTCTCGAGCAGCACCTCGACGAATGCGCACGCTGCATGATCGTCGCCGCCGAGGCGAAGGACGTGTCGACGCGACTCGCCCTCGTGCTGCTGCCGCTCGTCCTCGGCGTCACGGGTGCCGCAGGGTATCTCGCCACGCTCCAGGGCGGTGGCACGCCGATCGTCGCGCTCGCAGCCATGCCCTCAGGAATCACCGAGGGTGCGGTCGTCGTCACAGGAGCGGCAACGGGCGGCTCCTCGAGCAGCACGGCCGGAGGCGGCGCAGCCGGAGGCGGCGCAGCCGGAGGCGGCGCGGCTGGAGGCGGCGCAGCAGGAGGCGGCGCAGGCAGCGCTGCGAGCGGCGGCATCTTCAGCGGTGTCGGCGCGCTCGTCGGCGCCGGTTCAGCCGCCCTGGTGGTTGCGGGCGTCGTGGCGGCCGCGACCATCGTCCCGACCCTCGCCGGAGTGACACCGGTCGCATCGCTTCCCAGCGCCGGCGACAGGGACTCCTCGTCGATCAGTTCCGACGTCGGGCCCGACGAATCGATGTCCGACGAGAAGACACCGGTCGACGACGATGTGGAGCCCGAACCCGAGCCCGAGCCGGTCACGCCCCCCGTCGACGCACCCATCACCCCTCAGCCCTCAGAGGACATCGCGCCCGCTATCGTCGCAGCGCCCTCTCCGGTGGAGACATCGAAGCCGTCACCGGAAGAGGATGTCCCCGAGGAGGGAACTCCGGGAGAAGAGACTCCGGGCGAAGAGACCCCGGGCGAGGAAACCCCCGGAGAAGAGACCCCGGGCGAAGAAACCCCCGGAGAAGAGACCCCCGGCGAAGAAACCCCCGGGGAAGAGACCCCCGGCGAAGAGACCCCCGGGGAAGAGACCCCCGGCGAAGAGACCCCCGGAGAAGAGACCCCCGGAGAAGAGACCCCCGGAGAAGAGACCCCGGGCGAAGAAACCCCGGGCGAAGAAACCCCCGGAGAAGAGACCCCCGGAGAACCCGCGGCACCCACGACCCCGATCGTGGTGACCCTCGCCGATATCTGTCTCGACGGTCGAGCCATCACGTATGTGACTCTGAACGTGTCCGGTGACCCGGGCGCCGACATCGAGGCCCTGCTCGACGGTAGCCACGGCGGTGCGGACAGCACATCGCTGAGCGACGCCGGAACCGGAACTATCGAGCTGCGCCCGGGACTCGTGCAGATCATCCTCGGCGCGACCGTCGAGATCCACTATGTGACGGCGGCCGGTCCGCTCCTGCCGGTCACCACAAGCCTCTCGGCGCTCGGGGTGAACCCCAAATCCGTTCTACTCGCGCCCGCGTGCGGTGCACCTGCCGAAGATGCCGTCGAGACCACGCCCGTGCCGACGCCGGACGACACGGCCGTGCCCGTGCCGGAGCCGACGGACGTGGCGGCACCCGCTGGCCCGGACGAGACAGCGCCCGCGACCGTGGTCGAGACTCCGGATGCAGAGGTGGTTCCCGAGACCCCGGCTCCCGAACCGGCCGCTCCCGTCGAACCTTCCGCTCCGACAGAGACGGCTCCTCCGGTGGAGCCGACGGTCGAAGAAGAGACCGCCCCCGTCGACGAGACTTCGCCGGCAGTCGACGCGGTCGTCCCCGCTGCAGAAGAGGGCGTCCCCGCGCTCTGA
- a CDS encoding NUDIX hydrolase, with protein MPDIHVSAAVIVDDAGRVLVVRKQGTTRFMQPGGKPEPGETPSQTLIRELHEELGLRLDEADLEPLGTFVSEAANEPGHRVVADAFSVSIAAAEVVVQAELAELRWITPTDAETLPLAPLSLEHLLPLAWPVTRP; from the coding sequence ATGCCTGACATCCACGTCAGCGCGGCGGTCATCGTCGACGACGCCGGCAGGGTGCTGGTGGTCCGCAAACAGGGCACGACGCGCTTCATGCAGCCCGGCGGCAAGCCCGAGCCCGGTGAGACGCCGTCGCAGACGCTGATCCGCGAGCTGCACGAAGAGCTCGGCCTGCGACTCGACGAGGCCGACCTGGAGCCCCTCGGAACGTTCGTCTCGGAGGCGGCGAACGAGCCGGGTCACCGGGTCGTGGCCGACGCGTTCTCGGTGTCGATCGCCGCCGCAGAGGTGGTGGTGCAGGCCGAACTCGCCGAGCTGCGGTGGATCACCCCCACCGACGCCGAGACGCTGCCGCTGGCGCCGCTCAGCCTCGAGCACCTGCTGCCGCTCGCGTGGCCTGTCACGCGCCCCTGA
- a CDS encoding beta-N-acetylhexosaminidase yields the protein MVLPHSMPLVPLPASAIAGDGRLPVSESTRVIGDSPAAHQLIDAAERRSGIRFSQSTDAADTASAIVLRVDPAIAPEGYTLRVADSVEVVGGDEAGLFYGVQTLLQLLRDGDEGWALLRVEITDAPRFERRGVMLDVTRHFFDVDEVKKFIDSTSALKFNHLHLHLSDDQGWRIQIDSWPKLTELASSTASLGDPGGFYTKDDYREIVAYAAERHMLVIPEIDLPGHTHAIGVAYPELVEDPVMNDSLIAESARLGQPLPVAGEPYLGWGVGHSSVRIHEERTYEFVRDVVRELAEMTPGPFIHIGGDESLGTPQADFDHFVERATAIVFEEGKIPLAWHEVGAAKDIAEGTIGQYWGKTTPEGSHAAEAAHFVERGGALIMSTADVAYLDMKYTADFPLGLTWAAIIDVRTAYEWEPTAALDVPEAAILGVEAPLWSETTRTLGEVEQLVFPRAAAHAEVAWSPRSAAGRDWESFRVRLGRLAPLWKAEGIDFHPAAEIPWSER from the coding sequence ATGGTCCTTCCCCATTCCATGCCCCTTGTTCCTCTTCCCGCTTCTGCCATCGCCGGCGATGGTCGGTTGCCCGTCTCCGAGAGCACTCGAGTCATCGGCGACTCCCCGGCCGCACACCAGCTGATCGATGCCGCAGAGCGACGCAGCGGCATCCGCTTCTCTCAGTCCACTGACGCCGCCGACACTGCATCGGCGATCGTGCTGCGCGTCGATCCCGCCATCGCACCAGAGGGCTACACGCTCAGGGTCGCCGATTCCGTCGAGGTCGTCGGCGGCGACGAGGCAGGGCTCTTCTACGGGGTGCAGACTCTGCTGCAGCTGCTCCGCGACGGCGACGAGGGTTGGGCGCTGCTGCGCGTCGAGATCACCGACGCGCCGCGATTCGAGCGTCGCGGCGTGATGCTCGACGTCACGCGGCACTTCTTCGACGTCGACGAGGTCAAGAAGTTCATCGACAGCACCAGCGCCCTGAAGTTCAACCACCTGCACCTGCACCTCAGCGACGACCAGGGCTGGCGGATCCAGATCGATTCGTGGCCCAAGCTCACCGAACTCGCGTCGTCGACCGCATCGCTCGGCGACCCCGGAGGCTTCTACACCAAGGACGACTATCGCGAGATCGTGGCGTACGCGGCCGAGCGGCACATGCTCGTCATCCCCGAGATCGACCTTCCCGGACACACGCACGCCATCGGCGTCGCGTACCCCGAGCTCGTCGAGGATCCGGTCATGAACGACAGCCTGATCGCCGAATCGGCGCGTCTCGGCCAGCCGCTTCCCGTGGCCGGCGAGCCCTATCTCGGGTGGGGCGTCGGACACTCGAGCGTCCGCATCCACGAGGAGCGCACGTACGAGTTCGTGCGCGACGTCGTGCGAGAGCTCGCCGAGATGACGCCTGGTCCGTTCATCCACATCGGCGGGGACGAATCGCTGGGCACCCCGCAGGCGGATTTCGATCACTTCGTCGAGCGCGCGACCGCGATCGTGTTCGAGGAGGGAAAGATCCCCCTCGCGTGGCACGAGGTCGGCGCGGCGAAGGACATCGCCGAGGGCACGATCGGTCAGTACTGGGGCAAGACGACACCCGAGGGCTCGCATGCCGCAGAGGCCGCGCACTTCGTCGAGCGCGGCGGCGCGCTCATCATGTCGACCGCCGACGTCGCCTACCTCGACATGAAGTACACCGCCGACTTCCCGCTCGGGCTGACCTGGGCCGCGATCATCGACGTCCGCACGGCCTACGAATGGGAGCCGACCGCCGCGCTCGACGTTCCCGAGGCGGCGATCCTCGGCGTCGAGGCTCCACTGTGGAGCGAGACCACTCGCACCCTGGGCGAGGTCGAGCAGCTGGTGTTCCCTCGGGCTGCCGCTCACGCCGAGGTCGCCTGGTCGCCGCGCAGCGCTGCCGGTCGAGACTGGGAATCGTTCCGCGTGCGGCTCGGGCGGCTGGCCCCGCTGTGGAAGGCTGAAGGCATCGATTTCCACCCCGCAGCCGAGATCCCCTGGAGCGAACGATGA
- a CDS encoding FAD-binding oxidoreductase: protein MSTLDQLVAALGDIVDIDAATLEEARADRSGHAAPGQPLAVVHAETVEHVQTVMRIATRTETPVVVRGAGTGLAGAANGGEGEIVLSTRRMTAIHEIRADDLLAVVEPGILNADLNDVLAEHGLWWAPDPASRAISTVGGNIATGAGGLLCAKYGVVKDAVLGVDLVLADGRLMRLGHRSVKGVTGLDLTSLVIGSEGTLGVVVGATLKLRRLVEGTTCTVTAIFPDVRTAASASAAVTASGAQPAIMELMDSASLAAVAALLELPSPAAGSAQLTIQTDGPAAVAEATTIAEILTAHHGVTQVSHDREEGERLLAIRRAMHPAMSALGTTLIEDVSVPRSAMPAMFDEIARIEKAYSMTIPTVAHAGDGNLHPNFIFEGTEPPAEVWAAADELFRAAIALGGTLTGEHGIGTLKSRWLADELGDDQWELQRQITRVFDPLGILNPGKVFAPDA, encoded by the coding sequence ATGAGCACTCTCGACCAGCTCGTCGCCGCGCTCGGCGACATCGTCGACATCGATGCCGCGACCCTCGAAGAGGCCCGCGCCGACCGGTCAGGGCACGCGGCGCCGGGTCAGCCGCTCGCGGTCGTGCATGCCGAGACCGTCGAACACGTCCAGACCGTGATGCGTATCGCCACCCGGACGGAGACCCCGGTCGTGGTGCGCGGGGCGGGCACCGGCCTCGCCGGAGCGGCGAACGGCGGCGAGGGTGAGATCGTCCTCTCCACCCGTCGGATGACCGCGATCCACGAGATCCGCGCAGATGACCTGCTCGCCGTCGTCGAACCCGGCATCCTCAACGCCGACCTCAACGACGTGCTGGCCGAGCACGGACTCTGGTGGGCGCCCGATCCCGCCAGCCGCGCGATCTCGACCGTCGGCGGCAACATCGCCACCGGGGCAGGCGGGCTGCTCTGCGCGAAGTACGGCGTCGTGAAGGACGCTGTCCTCGGGGTCGACCTGGTGCTCGCAGACGGCCGTCTGATGCGCCTCGGCCACCGCAGCGTCAAAGGCGTGACCGGACTCGACCTCACCTCTCTCGTGATCGGCTCGGAGGGCACTCTCGGCGTGGTCGTCGGCGCCACCCTGAAGCTGCGCCGACTCGTCGAGGGAACCACCTGCACGGTGACGGCGATCTTCCCCGACGTGCGCACAGCGGCATCCGCATCCGCCGCGGTCACCGCGTCTGGCGCGCAGCCGGCGATCATGGAGCTCATGGACTCCGCCAGCCTCGCCGCGGTCGCCGCCCTGCTCGAGCTGCCCTCCCCCGCAGCCGGGAGCGCGCAGCTGACGATTCAGACCGATGGCCCGGCCGCCGTCGCCGAAGCCACGACGATCGCCGAGATCCTGACGGCCCACCATGGTGTGACGCAGGTCTCGCACGACCGAGAGGAAGGCGAGCGTCTGCTGGCGATCCGCCGAGCGATGCACCCCGCCATGTCCGCTCTCGGCACGACCCTCATCGAAGACGTGTCGGTGCCGCGCAGCGCGATGCCCGCGATGTTCGACGAGATCGCTCGCATCGAGAAGGCCTACTCGATGACCATCCCCACGGTGGCGCATGCGGGCGACGGAAACCTGCACCCGAACTTCATCTTCGAGGGCACCGAACCCCCCGCTGAGGTCTGGGCCGCCGCAGACGAGCTGTTCCGAGCCGCGATCGCGCTCGGCGGCACACTGACCGGCGAGCACGGGATCGGAACGCTGAAGAGCCGCTGGCTGGCCGACGAGCTGGGAGACGACCAGTGGGAGCTGCAGCGTCAGATCACCCGCGTATTCGACCCGCTCGGCATCCTGAACCCCGGCAAGGTCTTCGCCCCCGATGCCTGA
- the nagA gene encoding N-acetylglucosamine-6-phosphate deacetylase, producing the protein MTTDSAATGSLVIHSARLIDHGAEVADAWVRIEDGRVVALGTGQTWSAADEVVDATAVAGPDAVLTPGFIDIHCHGGAGASFDDGAEAIRAARALHRSHGTTRSVISLVTAPVDALAQRVAQIADLMQTDADILGSHLEGPFLDPAHHGAHEPTLLLAPGSEDVARLLDAGRGTIRQVTIAPELPGGLDAIRLIVEAGTVAAVGHTSADAAMAVAAFDAGATVLTHAFNAMPGIHHRAPGPVLAAAADHRVVLEVIADDVHLDPHVIKLVFDSAPGRVALITDAMAAAGSADGRYDLGTVSVTVEDGIARADDTGSIAGSTLTQDDALRRATAAGAPLAEAVRALTETPAAAIGYGDRLGRLAVGYVADAVLLDAELRVERVWVGDRP; encoded by the coding sequence ATGACCACCGATTCCGCAGCGACAGGGTCGCTCGTCATCCACTCGGCCCGGCTGATCGACCACGGCGCCGAGGTCGCGGACGCCTGGGTGCGGATCGAAGACGGCCGGGTCGTCGCCCTCGGAACCGGGCAGACCTGGAGCGCTGCAGACGAGGTCGTCGATGCGACGGCCGTCGCCGGACCGGATGCCGTGCTCACACCCGGCTTCATCGACATCCACTGCCACGGAGGAGCCGGCGCCTCGTTCGACGACGGCGCGGAAGCGATCCGCGCGGCTCGCGCTCTGCACCGCTCTCACGGCACCACCCGATCGGTGATCTCACTCGTCACCGCGCCGGTCGACGCCCTCGCGCAGCGCGTGGCGCAGATCGCCGACCTGATGCAGACGGATGCCGACATCCTCGGCTCGCATCTGGAGGGGCCGTTCCTCGACCCCGCGCACCATGGAGCGCACGAGCCGACCCTGCTGCTGGCTCCGGGCAGCGAGGATGTCGCTCGGCTGCTCGATGCCGGCCGCGGCACGATCCGGCAGGTGACGATCGCGCCCGAGCTTCCGGGCGGACTCGACGCTATCCGACTCATCGTCGAGGCCGGAACTGTGGCGGCGGTGGGCCACACGAGCGCGGATGCCGCGATGGCTGTGGCGGCCTTCGACGCGGGTGCGACCGTGCTGACCCATGCGTTCAACGCCATGCCCGGCATCCACCATCGCGCGCCAGGGCCGGTGCTGGCCGCAGCCGCCGACCACCGTGTCGTGCTCGAGGTGATCGCCGACGACGTGCACCTCGATCCGCACGTGATCAAACTCGTGTTCGACTCGGCACCCGGCCGCGTGGCGCTCATCACCGACGCGATGGCTGCCGCGGGCAGTGCCGACGGGCGCTATGACCTGGGAACCGTGAGTGTGACGGTCGAAGACGGCATCGCGCGCGCGGACGACACCGGATCGATCGCGGGGTCAACCCTCACCCAGGACGACGCGCTGCGCCGGGCGACCGCTGCGGGAGCACCGCTGGCGGAGGCGGTGCGCGCACTCACCGAGACTCCGGCAGCCGCGATCGGATACGGCGATCGACTCGGCCGCCTCGCGGTCGGCTACGTCGCTGACGCCGTACTTCTCGATGCAGAGCTGCGGGTCGAGCGCGTGTGGGTGGGCGATCGCCCATGA